One window from the genome of Thiobacter sp. AK1 encodes:
- a CDS encoding ankyrin repeat domain-containing protein — MTEELFQAIEAGDVSRVQALIAAGAEVNTVGDGGLTPLMAAARVGHVQIVRDLLAAGADVKAEDERGYTALMHACYNPDLDRGFADVVRVLLEAGSDIEHQIFYGVRPLMLAAGAGEAEVVDVLIKAGADVKARNEGGRTALMMVKDKDYIEVINLLHEAESLLDWQQGGAECGSRNAPNSNVITFLKPQKK; from the coding sequence ATGACGGAAGAGTTGTTCCAGGCAATCGAGGCCGGCGACGTGAGCCGGGTGCAGGCATTGATCGCGGCGGGTGCCGAGGTCAACACGGTGGGCGACGGTGGACTCACGCCGCTGATGGCGGCGGCGCGTGTTGGGCATGTGCAGATCGTGCGTGACCTGCTGGCTGCGGGTGCGGACGTCAAGGCGGAAGACGAGCGGGGTTACACGGCCCTGATGCACGCCTGTTACAACCCGGATCTGGACCGCGGCTTCGCCGACGTGGTGCGGGTGCTGCTGGAAGCTGGTTCCGACATCGAACACCAGATCTTTTATGGCGTGCGTCCCCTCATGTTGGCCGCGGGCGCCGGCGAGGCGGAAGTGGTGGACGTGTTGATCAAGGCCGGTGCCGATGTCAAGGCGCGTAACGAGGGTGGCCGCACCGCGTTGATGATGGTCAAGGACAAGGATTACATCGAGGTGATCAACCTGCTGCATGAGGCGGAATCCCTCCTCGACTGGCAGCAGGGCGGAGCAGAATGCGGCTCGCGCAATGCACCCAACAGTAACGTGATCACCTTCTTGAAGCCGCAGAAGAAATGA
- the aspS gene encoding aspartate--tRNA ligase: MRTHYCGHVNLDHLDQTVTLCGWAHRRRDHGGVIFIDLRDREGLVQVVCDPAQSGAEPDTFAIAEKVRNEYVLQVTGRVRRRPEGTVNPHLPTGAIEVVATRLAILNPCAPLPFQLDEEPSENVRLTYRYLDLRREPMQKNLLLRYRVARAMRDYLDRHGFVEIETPMLTRSTPEGARDYLVPARLHPGMFYALPQSPQLFKQLLMVSGFERYFQITKCFRDEDLRADRQPEFTQVDLEMSFVEEEDVMQLVEGMIRETFQRVLGVELANPFPRLSWQEAMSRYGSDKPDLRVPLELTELTDVMKNVEFKVFAGPANMLGGRVAALNVPGGADKLSRSEIDAATEFVKIYGAKGLAWIKVNDKAKGREGLQSPIVKNLHDAALAAILERTGAQDGDLIFFGADKAKIVNDALGALRTKLGHEKGYASNAWKPLWVVDFPAFEYDEEEKRWVALHHPFTAPKPGHEDRLASDPGSCLSRAYDMVLNGWEVGGGSIRIHREDIQEKVFAALGIGIEERRNKFGFLLDALQYGAPPHGGLAFGLDRLVAIMAGAESIRDVIAFPKTQKGNDLMTQAPNTVDEKQLRELNIRLRQVDTKSA; this comes from the coding sequence ATGCGTACTCATTACTGCGGCCACGTCAATCTCGACCACCTAGATCAGACCGTCACCCTGTGCGGCTGGGCCCATCGTCGGCGCGATCACGGCGGCGTGATCTTCATCGACCTACGCGACCGCGAGGGCCTGGTGCAGGTGGTATGCGACCCTGCCCAAAGCGGTGCCGAGCCGGATACCTTCGCCATTGCGGAAAAGGTCCGCAACGAATACGTGCTTCAGGTCACTGGCCGCGTGCGCCGGCGGCCGGAGGGTACGGTCAATCCCCATCTGCCCACGGGAGCGATCGAAGTGGTGGCAACACGGCTTGCCATCCTCAATCCCTGCGCGCCGCTGCCCTTCCAGCTGGACGAGGAACCATCGGAGAACGTGCGCCTCACCTACCGCTATCTGGATCTACGGCGTGAGCCCATGCAGAAGAATCTGCTGCTGCGCTACCGCGTGGCCAGGGCCATGCGCGACTACCTGGACCGTCATGGCTTCGTGGAAATCGAGACGCCCATGCTGACGCGCTCCACGCCGGAGGGTGCGCGTGACTACCTGGTGCCCGCGCGCCTGCACCCGGGCATGTTCTATGCGCTACCCCAGTCGCCGCAGTTGTTCAAGCAGCTGCTCATGGTGTCGGGTTTCGAGCGCTACTTCCAAATCACCAAGTGCTTTCGCGACGAGGACCTGCGTGCCGACCGCCAGCCCGAATTCACCCAGGTGGACCTGGAAATGTCCTTCGTGGAAGAGGAAGACGTGATGCAGCTAGTCGAAGGCATGATCCGCGAAACTTTCCAGCGCGTGCTCGGCGTGGAATTGGCCAATCCCTTCCCGCGTCTGTCCTGGCAAGAAGCCATGAGCCGCTACGGTTCGGACAAGCCGGATCTGCGCGTGCCCCTGGAGCTCACCGAGCTCACGGACGTGATGAAGAACGTGGAATTCAAGGTATTCGCGGGGCCAGCCAACATGCTGGGAGGGCGCGTCGCGGCGCTAAACGTCCCGGGCGGCGCGGACAAGCTCTCCCGCAGCGAGATCGATGCCGCCACGGAGTTCGTGAAGATCTACGGCGCCAAGGGCCTGGCCTGGATCAAGGTCAACGATAAGGCCAAGGGTCGCGAGGGGCTGCAGTCGCCGATCGTGAAAAACCTGCACGATGCAGCACTCGCCGCCATCTTGGAACGCACCGGCGCGCAAGACGGTGATCTAATCTTCTTCGGCGCCGACAAGGCCAAGATCGTGAACGACGCGCTGGGTGCGCTGCGTACCAAGCTGGGCCACGAGAAGGGCTATGCCAGCAACGCATGGAAGCCCCTCTGGGTGGTGGATTTCCCGGCGTTCGAATACGACGAGGAGGAAAAGCGCTGGGTCGCTCTGCACCATCCTTTCACCGCGCCCAAACCCGGCCACGAGGACCGCCTGGCCAGCGATCCTGGCAGCTGCCTGTCGCGCGCCTACGACATGGTGTTGAACGGCTGGGAAGTGGGCGGCGGCTCGATCCGCATCCACCGCGAGGACATTCAGGAGAAGGTATTCGCCGCGCTGGGCATCGGCATCGAGGAGCGACGCAACAAGTTCGGCTTTTTGCTGGACGCGCTGCAATACGGCGCCCCGCCCCATGGGGGATTGGCCTTTGGCCTGGACCGGCTGGTGGCCATCATGGCCGGCGCAGAGTCCATCCGCGACGTGATCGCCTTCCCCAAGACGCAGAAGGGCAACGACCTGATGACCCAGGCGCCCAACACCGTGGACGAAAAACAGCTGCGCGAGCTGAACATCCGCCTGCGTCAGGTGGACACGAAAAGCGCCTGA
- the nudB gene encoding dihydroneopterin triphosphate diphosphatase, translating to MNPNYKLPESVLVVIHTRDGQVLLLERADHPGYWQSVTGSRNPGESLRQTAVREVAEETGLDASRYPLTDWNLENVYEIYPEWRHRYAPGITHNTEHVFGLELPQPLPVRVSAREHLGYQWLPWQQAAQKCFSPSNAEAIRRLSQR from the coding sequence GTGAACCCAAACTACAAGCTCCCGGAGTCCGTGCTGGTCGTCATCCACACCCGCGACGGCCAGGTGCTGCTGCTGGAACGTGCCGACCATCCCGGCTACTGGCAGTCCGTCACTGGCAGCCGCAATCCTGGCGAGTCTCTGCGCCAGACAGCGGTGCGTGAGGTGGCCGAGGAAACCGGGCTGGATGCCAGTCGCTATCCCCTCACCGACTGGAACCTGGAAAACGTGTATGAAATCTATCCCGAGTGGCGGCACCGTTATGCCCCAGGTATAACCCACAACACCGAGCACGTGTTCGGCCTGGAGCTGCCGCAACCCCTGCCAGTGCGTGTGTCGGCGCGGGAACACCTGGGCTATCAGTGGTTGCCCTGGCAGCAAGCGGCGCAGAAATGCTTCTCGCCGAGCAATGCGGAAGCCATCCGCCGGCTGTCGCAACGCTAG
- the ruvC gene encoding crossover junction endodeoxyribonuclease RuvC, protein MRILGIDPGLRITGFGVIAQAGGQLAYVTSGFIRTPEATLPVRLKTILDHLTEIILEHRPEAVAVEQVFVNVNPKSTLLLGQARGAAICAAVAQGLPVAEYTALQVKQAVVGNGHAEKEQVQDMVRRLLALPGTPSPDAADALACAICHAHGGQGLGGLAGNGWRMRNGRLVGRL, encoded by the coding sequence ATGCGCATCCTAGGCATCGATCCCGGGCTGCGCATCACCGGCTTCGGTGTCATCGCGCAGGCCGGCGGCCAGCTTGCCTACGTCACCAGTGGCTTTATCCGCACGCCGGAAGCCACGCTGCCCGTGCGGCTCAAGACCATCCTCGACCATCTCACAGAAATCATCCTGGAACACCGGCCGGAGGCGGTAGCGGTGGAGCAGGTGTTCGTCAACGTCAACCCCAAGTCCACCCTGCTTTTGGGCCAGGCCCGCGGCGCCGCCATCTGCGCCGCAGTGGCGCAGGGCCTGCCGGTGGCGGAATACACCGCGCTGCAGGTGAAGCAGGCAGTGGTGGGCAACGGGCACGCAGAAAAGGAGCAGGTGCAGGACATGGTCAGACGTCTGCTTGCCCTGCCCGGCACGCCCTCGCCGGATGCCGCCGATGCCCTGGCTTGCGCGATCTGCCATGCCCATGGCGGCCAGGGGCTGGGAGGCTTGGCGGGCAACGGCTGGCGCATGCGCAACGGACGCCTGGTGGGACGGCTGTAA
- a CDS encoding FmdB family zinc ribbon protein — MPIYEYRCSSCGFQKEYLQKMSDAPLTTCPECGKETFAKMLSAAGFQLKGSGWYATDFKGGNAAPKKEETPAPACGAGACPACQA, encoded by the coding sequence ATGCCGATCTACGAATACCGTTGCAGCAGCTGCGGCTTCCAGAAGGAATACCTGCAGAAGATGAGCGATGCGCCGCTCACCACCTGCCCCGAGTGTGGCAAGGAGACCTTCGCCAAGATGCTCTCGGCCGCGGGCTTCCAGCTCAAGGGTAGTGGCTGGTATGCCACCGACTTCAAGGGTGGCAATGCCGCGCCCAAGAAGGAAGAGACGCCCGCACCGGCCTGCGGCGCTGGCGCCTGCCCGGCCTGTCAGGCCTAA
- a CDS encoding endonuclease/exonuclease/phosphatase family protein, whose protein sequence is MSDIIHITTYNIHKGFSQFNARMVLHELKEELRRVHTDIAFLQEVLGEHRAYAERHNWPTPSQYEYLADSVWPEYAYGKNAVYSEGHHGNAILSRFAILNWENIDISAHPLERRGLLHCEIAVPGWTEPLYCVNVHLGLGQRGRNKQLAVIRDRIQAVVPPHAPLIIAGDFNDWRGTAGEFLARTLHVQEVFEHLHGAPARSYPASLPLLRLDRIYFRGLKVKGAQVYHGRPWSRISDHAVLTAAMSRA, encoded by the coding sequence ATGTCGGACATCATCCACATCACCACCTACAACATCCACAAAGGCTTCTCCCAGTTCAATGCGCGCATGGTGCTGCACGAGTTGAAGGAAGAGCTGCGCCGCGTGCACACCGACATCGCCTTCCTGCAAGAGGTCTTGGGCGAGCACCGCGCCTATGCCGAGCGCCACAACTGGCCCACGCCCTCCCAATACGAATACCTAGCCGATTCCGTCTGGCCGGAATACGCCTACGGCAAGAATGCGGTCTATTCGGAAGGGCACCACGGCAACGCCATCCTGTCGCGCTTTGCCATCCTCAACTGGGAGAACATCGACATTTCGGCCCATCCCCTGGAGCGCCGGGGGTTGCTCCACTGCGAGATCGCCGTGCCGGGCTGGACGGAGCCGCTATATTGCGTCAACGTCCACCTGGGACTAGGCCAGCGTGGCCGCAACAAGCAGCTGGCGGTCATCCGTGACCGCATCCAAGCCGTGGTACCGCCACATGCGCCCCTCATCATCGCCGGCGACTTCAACGACTGGCGCGGCACCGCAGGGGAATTCCTGGCGCGCACCCTACACGTGCAGGAAGTGTTCGAACATCTGCACGGCGCGCCGGCACGCAGCTACCCCGCCTCCCTGCCCCTCTTGCGTTTGGATCGCATCTATTTCCGCGGCCTGAAGGTGAAAGGTGCGCAGGTCTATCATGGCCGTCCCTGGTCGCGCATTTCCGACCACGCCGTGCTCACCGCGGCCATGAGCCGCGCCTGA
- a CDS encoding DUF502 domain-containing protein, with product MRTRPLKRYFVTGLLIWVPLVITVWVISFLIGTLDGVLDLLPERYRPDAWLGTHIPGLGAIVVLAVILLTGMVTANYFGRQLLALWENLLARIPVVKSIYSSVKQVSDTLFSGQGEAFRKVLLVRYPHPDAWSLAFQTNVPAQVRAALGEDYVGVFIPTTPSPVNGFYFYVRKSETCDVSISVDLALKYIVSMGAVATPTREKAATYPGN from the coding sequence ATGCGCACCCGACCCCTGAAACGCTATTTCGTCACCGGCCTGCTCATCTGGGTACCCCTGGTCATCACCGTATGGGTGATCAGCTTCCTCATCGGCACCTTGGATGGTGTGCTAGACCTGCTGCCGGAACGCTACCGGCCCGATGCCTGGCTGGGCACACATATTCCGGGCCTGGGCGCCATCGTCGTGCTCGCAGTGATTTTGCTTACGGGCATGGTCACCGCCAACTATTTCGGTCGCCAGCTGCTTGCCCTATGGGAGAACCTGCTGGCACGCATCCCGGTGGTGAAATCCATCTACAGCAGCGTCAAGCAGGTGAGCGACACCCTGTTCTCAGGCCAGGGCGAAGCCTTCCGCAAGGTGCTGCTGGTACGCTATCCCCACCCCGACGCCTGGTCGCTCGCCTTCCAAACCAACGTCCCGGCGCAAGTGCGTGCGGCCCTGGGGGAAGACTACGTGGGAGTGTTCATTCCCACCACGCCCAGTCCGGTGAACGGCTTCTACTTCTACGTGAGAAAGAGCGAAACCTGCGACGTGTCCATCAGCGTGGATCTTGCGCTCAAGTACATCGTCTCCATGGGGGCCGTGGCCACCCCTACGCGGGAGAAAGCCGCCACCTATCCCGGCAACTGA
- a CDS encoding YebC/PmpR family DNA-binding transcriptional regulator: protein MAGHSKWANIQHRKGRQDARRGKIFTKLIKEITVAARLGGGDPNFNPRLRLAIERAKAENMPAENIERAIKRGTGELEGVNYEEVRYEGYGPGGAAVIVDCMTDNRTRTVADVRHAFSKHGGNLGTDGSVAFLFKHCGQIVFPPGTSEDKVMEAAIEAGAEDVISNDDGSIEVITAPNDFAQVKAALEKAGLTPAFAEITFKPTTETELKGEDAVKMQKLLDALESLDDVQEVYTSAVME from the coding sequence ATGGCAGGTCATTCCAAATGGGCAAACATCCAGCACCGCAAGGGTCGCCAAGACGCCCGGCGGGGCAAGATCTTCACCAAACTGATCAAGGAAATCACTGTAGCCGCGCGCCTGGGCGGAGGTGATCCCAACTTCAATCCCCGCTTGCGCTTGGCCATCGAGCGGGCGAAAGCCGAGAACATGCCCGCGGAAAACATCGAACGTGCCATCAAGCGCGGCACCGGCGAGCTGGAAGGGGTGAACTATGAGGAAGTGCGCTATGAGGGTTACGGTCCCGGCGGCGCAGCCGTGATCGTGGACTGCATGACCGACAACCGCACCCGCACCGTGGCCGATGTGCGCCATGCTTTCAGCAAGCATGGCGGCAACCTGGGCACGGATGGTTCGGTCGCCTTCCTGTTCAAGCACTGTGGGCAGATCGTGTTTCCCCCCGGCACCTCCGAAGATAAGGTGATGGAAGCCGCGATCGAGGCCGGCGCCGAAGACGTGATCAGCAACGACGATGGCAGCATCGAGGTCATCACCGCGCCCAACGATTTCGCGCAGGTGAAAGCGGCGCTTGAAAAAGCTGGGCTTACGCCCGCATTCGCCGAAATCACCTTCAAGCCCACCACGGAGACCGAACTCAAGGGCGAAGACGCGGTGAAGATGCAAAAGCTCCTCGATGCCCTGGAAAGTCTCGACGACGTGCAGGAAGTCTATACCTCTGCGGTGATGGAGTGA
- a CDS encoding OmpP1/FadL family transporter yields the protein MNMEGYGAVATGLGGASQAYDNGTAAMMNNPATLALMHEEHRADLAYGFLGPTVEARHGGLSARSKADAFSMPAFGWMKKRGALALGFGVYGQGGMGTEYGGDTFMSAGSGLTTRSELSVGRVIFPLAYTVSPKLALGATLDFVWMGLDLQMAMNGNQMQAMGSLGQGSVAGALASSLGSLGPNDVAYFNFSNDNRFTGQARGYGVGGKLGLVYELAPRLKLGASWHSQTAVSDMTSNRAEIRLINTSGTTTLPGKIRIHDFQWPETLSVGLAWQPRPDWLLVADWKRLQWARVMKDFRMRFEADAGGDLELTLNQNWKNQNVWMLGAAWQRTPHWTLRAGVNLAANPVPDALMHPLFPAIVRNHATLGVGYAIDRAQTLDFGLAHGFSVEATNAAGVTVNHRQTNWQLMYGRRY from the coding sequence ATGAACATGGAAGGCTACGGTGCCGTGGCCACAGGGCTGGGCGGCGCCTCCCAGGCCTACGACAACGGTACCGCGGCGATGATGAACAACCCCGCCACGCTCGCCCTGATGCACGAGGAGCATCGGGCGGATCTCGCCTATGGTTTCCTCGGCCCGACGGTGGAGGCCCGCCATGGTGGCCTGTCGGCCCGCTCCAAGGCGGATGCCTTTTCCATGCCGGCCTTCGGCTGGATGAAAAAGCGCGGCGCGCTGGCCCTAGGCTTCGGCGTCTACGGCCAGGGCGGCATGGGTACGGAATACGGCGGCGATACCTTCATGAGCGCCGGCAGCGGGCTCACCACCCGCAGCGAGCTGTCGGTGGGCCGGGTGATCTTTCCCCTGGCCTACACCGTCTCGCCCAAGCTTGCCCTCGGCGCCACCCTGGATTTCGTGTGGATGGGTCTGGATCTGCAAATGGCCATGAACGGCAACCAAATGCAGGCCATGGGCTCCCTTGGCCAAGGCAGCGTGGCTGGCGCCCTCGCCTCGTCGCTGGGAAGCCTTGGTCCAAACGACGTGGCCTATTTCAACTTCTCCAATGACAATCGCTTCACCGGCCAGGCGCGTGGCTATGGAGTAGGAGGCAAGCTGGGCCTGGTGTATGAACTCGCGCCGCGGCTCAAGCTCGGTGCGAGCTGGCACAGCCAGACCGCAGTGTCGGACATGACCTCGAACCGGGCGGAGATCCGCCTGATCAATACCAGTGGCACCACGACCCTGCCCGGCAAGATTCGCATCCATGATTTTCAGTGGCCCGAAACCTTGAGCGTGGGGCTGGCCTGGCAGCCGCGCCCCGACTGGCTACTGGTGGCCGACTGGAAGCGTTTGCAATGGGCGCGGGTGATGAAGGATTTCCGCATGCGCTTCGAAGCCGACGCGGGCGGCGATCTGGAGCTTACCCTCAACCAAAATTGGAAAAACCAAAACGTGTGGATGCTCGGCGCAGCCTGGCAGAGGACGCCACACTGGACCCTGCGTGCGGGAGTCAACCTCGCGGCCAATCCAGTGCCGGACGCCCTCATGCATCCGCTGTTTCCCGCCATCGTGCGCAATCACGCCACGCTGGGCGTCGGCTACGCCATCGACCGGGCGCAGACTCTCGATTTCGGGCTGGCCCATGGCTTTAGCGTCGAAGCCACCAATGCCGCCGGCGTCACCGTGAATCATCGCCAGACCAATTGGCAGTTGATGTACGGTCGCCGCTATTGA
- a CDS encoding helicase HerA-like domain-containing protein produces the protein MSESMLIAKGESEVFLLPRMANRHGLITGATGTGKTVTLQVLAENFSRIGVPVFLSDIKGDLSGISQPGKPTPTIQARIDMLRLGEWAFEASPVTFWDVFGALGHPVRATVSEMGPLLLSRMLNLNETQAGVLTLVFKIADDNGLLLLDLKDLRAMVQYVGEHAREFTTQFGNVSAASIGAIQRALMGLESQGAAQFFGEPALDLADLMQTDAQGRGIVNILAAERLMQAPKVYATFLLWLLAELFEKLPEVGDPDRPRLVFFFDEAHLLFEDAPEALLDKIEQVVRLIRSKGVGVFFVTQNPLDIPERVLGQLGNRIQHALRAYTPRDQKAVKAAASTMRPNPRFDAERAITELAVGEALISNLDEKGRPTVTERAFILPPHGRIGPIDAATRQQLMQHSLVAGVYEQSVDRESAYEVLKARAEQAAAPPAAKAPELGGVLGEVLGGGRRQGVVEALAKSAARAIGSQIGREIVRGVLGSLLGRKSR, from the coding sequence ATGAGCGAATCGATGCTCATCGCGAAAGGCGAAAGCGAGGTTTTTCTCCTACCTAGAATGGCCAACCGCCATGGGCTCATCACGGGCGCCACTGGGACCGGCAAGACCGTCACCCTGCAGGTGCTGGCGGAGAATTTCAGTCGCATCGGCGTGCCGGTGTTCCTGTCCGACATCAAGGGCGACCTATCCGGCATCAGCCAGCCGGGAAAACCCACGCCCACGATCCAGGCGCGCATCGATATGCTCCGCCTGGGCGAGTGGGCCTTCGAGGCCTCGCCCGTCACCTTCTGGGACGTGTTCGGGGCACTCGGTCATCCCGTGCGCGCCACTGTCTCCGAGATGGGCCCGCTGCTTTTAAGCCGCATGCTCAATCTAAACGAGACGCAGGCAGGGGTGCTCACCCTGGTGTTCAAGATCGCCGACGACAACGGCCTACTGCTGTTGGATCTCAAGGACCTGCGCGCCATGGTGCAGTACGTGGGGGAACATGCCCGCGAATTCACCACGCAATTTGGCAACGTCTCCGCGGCTTCCATCGGCGCCATCCAGCGGGCGCTCATGGGCTTGGAATCCCAAGGCGCGGCGCAATTTTTCGGCGAGCCGGCGCTCGACCTGGCCGATCTCATGCAGACCGACGCCCAAGGTCGCGGCATCGTCAACATCCTGGCCGCGGAGCGCCTGATGCAGGCGCCCAAGGTTTATGCCACCTTCCTGTTGTGGCTGCTGGCAGAGCTGTTCGAGAAGCTGCCGGAAGTGGGCGACCCGGATAGGCCCCGCCTGGTGTTCTTTTTCGACGAGGCGCATCTGTTGTTCGAGGACGCCCCGGAGGCGCTGCTCGACAAGATCGAACAGGTGGTGCGGCTGATCCGCTCCAAAGGCGTGGGCGTGTTCTTCGTCACCCAGAATCCACTGGACATTCCGGAGCGCGTGCTGGGCCAGCTCGGTAATCGCATCCAGCATGCGCTGCGCGCCTACACGCCGCGCGACCAGAAAGCGGTGAAGGCCGCCGCCAGCACCATGCGTCCGAATCCCCGCTTCGACGCGGAACGTGCCATCACCGAGCTGGCCGTGGGTGAGGCACTCATCTCGAACCTGGACGAGAAAGGTCGGCCCACCGTCACCGAGCGTGCCTTCATCCTGCCACCGCACGGACGGATCGGGCCCATCGACGCGGCGACCCGCCAACAGTTGATGCAACACTCCCTCGTCGCTGGGGTGTACGAGCAGAGCGTGGATCGTGAATCGGCCTACGAAGTGCTCAAGGCGCGTGCGGAGCAGGCCGCAGCGCCCCCTGCCGCCAAAGCGCCAGAGTTGGGCGGCGTGCTGGGCGAGGTGCTGGGCGGCGGCCGCCGTCAGGGGGTGGTGGAGGCCCTGGCCAAGAGCGCGGCGCGTGCCATCGGCAGCCAGATTGGCCGGGAGATCGTGCGCGGCGTGCTGGGCTCGCTTCTCGGACGCAAATCGCGATGA
- a CDS encoding DMT family transporter yields MEWFYLFAAGIFEIVWAVSQKYSEGFTRALPTGITLVTASASFVLLGLAMKQLHLGTAYAVWTGIGIVGTALLGILLFHEPATPLRLLFIGLILIGIIGLKLSY; encoded by the coding sequence ATGGAATGGTTCTACCTGTTCGCCGCCGGCATCTTCGAAATCGTCTGGGCCGTGAGCCAGAAATACTCAGAAGGCTTCACCCGCGCGCTGCCCACCGGGATTACCCTGGTCACCGCCAGCGCGAGCTTCGTCCTCCTCGGCCTGGCGATGAAGCAGTTACACCTGGGCACGGCCTATGCCGTGTGGACCGGCATCGGCATCGTCGGTACTGCGCTTTTGGGCATTCTGCTCTTCCATGAACCCGCCACCCCCCTGCGCCTGCTGTTCATCGGCCTCATCCTGATTGGTATCATCGGCCTCAAGCTGTCCTACTGA
- the clsB gene encoding cardiolipin synthase ClsB, protein MKRFVAGNRLTLLKNGTAYFPALDAALDAAREHAYLETYIYRDDAAGRRIAAALMRAARRGVATHLMLDGFGSKPLPIALLNEMRAAGVQVLIYRPEASPWRLRRHRLRRLHRKLAVVDGAVGFVGGINILDDADPADGPPQYDYAVAVEGPLVGDILAAMRSLWHRVAFTQLRHLPRRDRAPVPTPEAAGTIRARFLVRDNLRHRRDIERAYLRAIGKAREEILLANAYFLPGTRFRHALLRAAARGVRVVLLVQGTTDHPFVNFAAQALHGRLLEAGVEIHAYTKSMLHAKVAVIDGVWATVGSSNIDPFSLVLSREANVVVYDREFSTALRADMLAEIATGAVRVTMEDWAAVPLWRRLVMWLAYGLARMMMGWVNYAHNDPPPISAGPGSAPKGR, encoded by the coding sequence ATGAAGCGCTTCGTCGCCGGCAACCGCCTCACCCTGCTGAAAAACGGCACCGCATACTTCCCGGCGCTGGACGCCGCGCTGGATGCGGCGCGTGAACACGCCTACCTGGAGACCTACATCTACCGCGACGACGCCGCGGGGCGACGCATCGCCGCCGCCCTGATGCGCGCGGCGCGCCGCGGCGTGGCCACGCATCTCATGCTAGATGGTTTCGGGTCGAAACCGCTCCCCATCGCCCTGCTCAATGAAATGCGCGCCGCCGGCGTGCAGGTGCTCATCTATCGTCCCGAGGCGAGCCCCTGGCGTCTGCGCCGCCACCGCCTGCGGCGGCTGCACCGCAAGCTCGCCGTGGTGGACGGCGCCGTGGGTTTCGTGGGGGGCATCAACATCCTCGACGATGCCGATCCCGCCGACGGCCCGCCCCAATACGATTACGCGGTGGCGGTGGAAGGGCCGCTGGTGGGAGACATTCTGGCCGCCATGCGCAGCCTTTGGCATCGGGTGGCTTTCACCCAGCTGCGTCATCTGCCGCGCCGGGACCGCGCCCCGGTGCCCACGCCGGAAGCCGCCGGCACGATACGTGCCCGCTTCCTGGTGCGCGACAATCTGCGCCACCGGCGCGACATCGAACGCGCCTACCTACGCGCCATCGGCAAGGCACGCGAAGAAATTCTGCTCGCCAACGCCTATTTCCTGCCCGGAACGCGCTTCCGCCATGCCCTACTGCGCGCCGCCGCACGCGGCGTGCGTGTGGTGCTGTTGGTGCAGGGCACCACCGATCATCCCTTCGTCAACTTCGCCGCCCAAGCCCTCCATGGCCGGTTACTCGAGGCAGGAGTGGAAATCCACGCTTACACCAAGAGCATGCTACACGCGAAGGTCGCGGTGATCGACGGCGTGTGGGCCACCGTGGGCTCCTCCAACATCGATCCCTTCAGCCTGGTGCTGTCACGGGAAGCAAACGTGGTGGTATACGACCGTGAGTTCAGCACCGCTTTGCGCGCCGACATGCTGGCGGAAATTGCCACCGGCGCGGTGCGCGTGACCATGGAGGACTGGGCCGCCGTACCCCTGTGGCGGCGGCTCGTCATGTGGCTGGCCTATGGCCTGGCGCGGATGATGATGGGCTGGGTCAACTACGCCCACAACGACCCGCCACCGATCAGCGCCGGGCCAGGATCCGCACCAAAAGGACGTTGA